The following are from one region of the Hemitrygon akajei chromosome 31, sHemAka1.3, whole genome shotgun sequence genome:
- the LOC140719183 gene encoding LOW QUALITY PROTEIN: serine/threonine-protein kinase TAO1-B-like (The sequence of the model RefSeq protein was modified relative to this genomic sequence to represent the inferred CDS: substituted 1 base at 1 genomic stop codon) translates to MLPGGRRTETSGRLFDRGDPEEFFADLREIGHGSFGAVYFARDVRNGEVVAIKKMSYGGKQSNERWQDIVKEVKFLRLLQHPNTIAFRGCYLREHTAWLVMEYCLGSVSDLLEVHRKPLQEMEIAAIIHGALYGLAYLHSQNLIHRDVKAGNVLLTEPGQVKLADFGSASIVAPANSFVGTPYWMAPEVILAMDEGQYDGKVDVWSLGITCIELAEKKPPLFNMNAMSALYHIAQSQAPRLQSDHWXGETPSFVDSCLQKVPQDRPSSEQLLKHTFIERERPLFVIEELLQRTKAAVREMETPEHRRLKKLLFQEVLDTPEEEDEEEEDEEDEEPDPSTGQSDTMTSMGVSPDVDGSISNLTEGWDQSSDRGLRVDENTAHNDSVVTQCRTESNTSQRPDALESSSLLQPDEVVGQEGRAGVGSSLQLHSDHATGPRHQDLIPTQLSDQEGPHQHLLSICQGVAPEGVERVLVISSKGPRGGETKEGVPGGLDEGLEGGVDVWEKEGVPGEVDEGQEGRDAVWEKEGVPGRSEEEEEGRERVYLGVAPSGRLEENAQGRRDGSPDTLPYFELQSSPSPSTSPPSTTPPSSSPPSDPYEEGLVLPDLEDPSLLPSPPPPAPPTSLPPPPRSSAGPSLGWATPSPLAALPSLPCCCSSLQPWTDPPWALSWPLWAPCACYSAWVPGWGLAFCSGSWEAWACWASAYGFPLSCCCSLPAA, encoded by the exons ATGCTGCCTGgcgggaggaggacagagacgTCGGGACGTCTCTTCGACCGCGGTGACCCTGAGGAATTCTTTGCTGACTTACGTGAGATTGGACATGGCAGCTTTGGAGCTGTCTACTTC GCGCGGGACGTGAGGAATGGGGAAGTTGTTGCCATCAAGAAGATGTCATACGGTGGGAAGCAGTCCAATGAG AGGTGGCAGGACATCGTGAAGGAGGTGAAGTTCCTGCGACTGCTCCAGCACCCCAACACCATCGCCTTCCGGGGCTGCTACCTCCGGGagcacactgcctgg CTGGTGATGGAGTACTGTCTGGGATCAGTGTCGGACCTGCTGGAGG TGCACCGGAAGCCGCTGCAAGAGATGGAAATCGCTGCCATTATCCACGGCGCTCTGTACGGACTGGCGTATCTGCACTCCCAGAACCTTATCCACAG AGATGTAAAGGCAGGGAACGTTCTTCTGACTGAACCAGGACAGGTGAAGCTTGCCGATTTTGGATCGGCGTCCATCGTTGCTCCTGCCAACTCCTTTGTAGGAACACCATACTG GATGGCCCCGGAGGTGATCTTGGCCATGGATGAAGGCCAGTATGATGGGAAAGTGGATGTGTGGTCTCTGGGCATTACCTGCATTGAACTGG CGGAGAAGAAGCCCCCACTGTTTAACATGAACGCAATGAGCGCTCTGTACCACATCGCCCAGAGCCAGGCTCCTCGTCTGCAGTCTGACCACTGGTGAGGAGAGACACCA AGCTTCGTGGATTCCTGCCTGCAGAAGGTCCCTCAGGATCGCCCCAGCTCAGAACAGCTGCTCAAG CACACCTTCATAGAGAGGGAGCGCCCCCTCTTTGTGATTGAGGAGCTGCTACAGAGAACCAAGGCTGCAGTGAGGGAGATGGAGACTCCCGAGCACCGGCGGCTGAAGAAGCTCCTGTTCCAGGAAGTGCTCGACACACctgaagaggaagatgaggaggaGGAAGATGAGGAGGACGAG GAGCCAGACCCCAGCACGGGACAGTCGGACACGATGACCAGCATGGGGGTCAGCCCTGATGTTGACGGCAGCATCAGCAATCTGACCGAAGGCTGGGACCAGAGCTCGGATAGGGGACTACGGGTAGACGAGAACACAGCGCACAATGACAGCGTCGTCACCCAGTGCCGGACA GAGTCGAACACTTCCCAACGGCCAGACGCCCTGGAAAGCTCTTCTCTGCTACAGCCGGATGAGGTGGTGGGGCAGGAGGGGAGAGCAGGAGTGGGGAGCTCCCTCCAGCTTCACTCAGATCATGCCACAGGGCCGAGGCATCAGGACTTGATTCCAACCCAGCTGAGCGACCAAGAGGGACCGCACCAACACCTCCTTTCCATCTGCCAGGGGGTCGCACCTGAGGGAGTGGAGAGGGTCCTGGTGATCTCCAGTAAGGGGCCAAGGGGTGGGGAGACCAAGGAGGGGGTCCCAGGTGGATTGGATGAAGGACTGGAGGGAGGAGTGGATGTCTGGGAGAAGGAGGGTGTCCCAGGGGAGGTGGATGAGGGTCAAGAGGGAAGGGATGCTGTTTGGGAGAAGGAGGGTGTCCCAGGAAGGTCAGAagaggaggaagagggaagggagagggtctATTTGGGGGTGGCACCCTCGGGAAGGTTGGAAGAGAATGCCCAAGGGAGGAGGGATGGTTCTCCAGACACCCTGCCCTACTTTGAGCTCCaatcctccccatccccctccacttcccctccctccacaacccctccctccTCATCCCCTCCCTCCGACCCATATGAGGAAGGCCTTGTCCTCCCAGATCTTGAGGACCCCTCTttgctcccctccccaccccccccggcCCCTCCAacgtctctccctcctcctcctcggtCCTCCGCTGGCCCTTCTCTGGGCTGGGCCACCCCTTCTCCTCTTGCTGCCCTCCCCTCGCTGCCCTGCTGCTGCTCCTCTCTCCAGCCCTGGACCGACCCGCCTTGGGCTCTCTCTTGGCCATTGTGGGCTCCTTGCGCCTGCTACTCAGCCTGGGTTCCTGGCTGGGGCCTGGCCTTTTGCTCGGGGTCCTGGGAAGCCTGGGCCTGCTGGGCCTCGGCCTACGGCTTCCCGCTTTCCTGCTGTTGTTCACTTCCTGCGGCCTAG